Proteins from one Bombyx mori chromosome 25, ASM3026992v2 genomic window:
- the Fau gene encoding fau protein, whose protein sequence is MVYESDFYTTRRPYRSTYSVTTPRHYVVVDRDPIAPRRAEEQYSYSYSSTSQRSAGSGLPQRSSYSNTVERRTGSGPGGYSYTSERSSNLGGPGGYSYSSTSSGRLPYGTTYRHYSYRV, encoded by the exons ATGGTATACGAGAGTGACTTCTACACGACGCGTCGGCCCTACAGGTCCACCTACAGCGTGACG ACGCCGCGGCACTACGTGGTGGTGGACCGCGACCCGATCGCGCCACGTCGTGCCGAGGAGCAGTACTCGTACTCGTACTCGAGCACAAGCCAGCGCTCGGCGGGCAGCGGCCTGCCTCAGCGCAGCTCGTACAGCAACACGGTGGAGCGCCGCACCGGCAGCGGCCCCGGGGGCTACTCCTACACCAGCGAACGCTCCAGCAACCTCGGCGGTCCCGGAGGCTACTCCTACTCGTCCACCAGCAGCGGCCGCCTGCCCTACGGCACCACTTACCGTCACTACTCTTATCGCGTTTAG
- the Tia1 gene encoding TIA1 cytotoxic granule-associated RNA binding protein (The RefSeq protein has 1 substitution compared to this genomic sequence), with translation MGDESHPKTLYVGNLDPSVTEVFLCTLFGQIGDVKGCKIIREPGNDPYAFLEFTCHTAAATALAAMNKRVVLDKEMKVNWATSPGNQPKTDTSNHHHIFVGDLSPEIETNILREAFAPFGEISNCRIVRDPQTLKSKGYAFVSFVKKADAEAAIQAMNGQWLGSRSIRTNWSTRKPPAKGVNEGAPSSKRAKQPTFDEVYNQSSPTNTTVYCGGFTSNIITEELMQNTFSQFGQIQDIRVFRDKGYAFIRFTTKEAAAHAIEATHNTEISGHTVKCFWGKENGGAENQVRHTADSNSTVPDQSGNNSSAAPPAMGGQSQYPYPYQQGMGYGYAQGYPALQGYMAPGYYQQYAAAYSNPQAAAAAGYRMGMGGNGGGGAGWGGPSQPLMYASAAMPSAQYPSQ, from the exons ATGGGCGACGAAAGCCACCCGAAAACTCTCTACGTCGGTAATTTGGACCCGAGTGTCACAGAAGTTTTCCTATGTACGTTGTTTGGTCAAATAGGCGATGTAAAAGGTTGCAAGATTATACGGGAGCCAGGAAATGACCCGTATGCATTTCTCGAGTTTACGTGTCACACGGCGGCGGCCACAGCGCTGGCCGCCATGAACAAGCGAGTGGTCCTCGACAAGGAAATGAAGGTTAATTGGGCGACGAGTCCTGGTAACCAGCCGAAGACGGACACTAGTAATCATCATCACATATTCGTGGGCGATCTGTCTCCAGAAATCGAAACAAACATACTCCGAGAGGCCTTCGCTCCATTTGGTGAGATATCGAACTGTCGCATAGTACGCGATCCTCAAACGCTCAAATCCAAGGGTTATGCTTTTGTATCATTTGTAAAGAAAGCAGATGCCGAAGCTGCCATCCAGGCAATGAATGGCCAGTGGCTGGGATCAAGATCCATACGTACGAACTGGTCAACGCGTAAACCACCAGCGAAGGGTGTGAATGAAGGCGCGCCCAGTAGTAAGAGAGCAAAACAGCCAACATTTGACGAAGTTTATAATCAAAGCTCACCGACAAACACCACAGTTTACTGTGGCGGTTTCACAAGCAACATTATTACTGAAGAGTTAATGCAGAACACATTCTCACAATTTGGTCAGATACAGGACATCAGAGTTTTCAGAGATAAGGGCTATGCATTCATTAGGTTTACTACAAAGGAAGCTGCAGCACATGCCATAGAAGCTACACACAATACAGAAATAAGCGGTCACACAGTCAAATGTTTCTGGGGGAAAGAGAATGGAGGTGCTGAAAACCAG GTTCGACACACGGCAGACTCGAACAGCACGGTCCCAGATCAG AGCGGGAACAACTCGTCGGCGGCGCCTCCAGCGATGGGCGGCCAGTCCCAATATCCTTACCCGTATCAGCAAGGAATGGGCTATTGGTATGCTCAG GGTTACCCTGCGTTACAGGGCTACATGGCTCCCGGGTACTACCAGCAGTACGCGGCCGCGTACAGCAACCCTCAGGCCGCCGCGGCAG CGGGGTACCGCATGGGAATGGGCGGTAATGGCGGCGGCGGCGCCGGGTGGGGCGGCCCCTCGCAACCCCTCATGTACGCGTCGGCCGCCATGCCCTCCGCGCAGTACCCCTCCCAGTAG
- the Tia1 gene encoding TIA1 cytotoxic granule-associated RNA binding protein isoform X2, which translates to MGDESHPKTLYVGNLDPSVTEVFLCTLFGQIGDVKGCKIIREPGNDPYAFLEFTCHTAAATALAAMNKRVVLDKEMKVNWATSPGNQPKTDTSNHHHIFVGDLSPEIETNILREAFAPFGEISNCRIVRDPQTLKSKGYAFVSFVKKADAEAAIQAMNGQWLGSRSIRTNWSTRKPPAKGVNEGAPSSKRAKQPTFDEVYNQSSPTNTTVYCGGFTSNIITEELMQNTFSQFGQIQDIRVFRDKGYAFIRFTTKEAAAHAIEATHNTEISGHTVKCFWGKENGGAENQSGNNSSAAPPAMGGQSQYPYPYQQGMGYWYAQGYPALQGYMAPGYYQQYAAAYSNPQAAAAAGYRMGMGGNGGGGAGWGGPSQPLMYASAAMPSAQYPSQ; encoded by the exons ATGGGCGACGAAAGCCACCCGAAAACTCTCTACGTCGGTAATTTGGACCCGAGTGTCACAGAAGTTTTCCTATGTACGTTGTTTGGTCAAATAGGCGATGTAAAAGGTTGCAAGATTATACGGGAGCCAGGAAATGACCCGTATGCATTTCTCGAGTTTACGTGTCACACGGCGGCGGCCACAGCGCTGGCCGCCATGAACAAGCGAGTGGTCCTCGACAAGGAAATGAAGGTTAATTGGGCGACGAGTCCTGGTAACCAGCCGAAGACGGACACTAGTAATCATCATCACATATTCGTGGGCGATCTGTCTCCAGAAATCGAAACAAACATACTCCGAGAGGCCTTCGCTCCATTTGGTGAGATATCGAACTGTCGCATAGTACGCGATCCTCAAACGCTCAAATCCAAGGGTTATGCTTTTGTATCATTTGTAAAGAAAGCAGATGCCGAAGCTGCCATCCAGGCAATGAATGGCCAGTGGCTGGGATCAAGATCCATACGTACGAACTGGTCAACGCGTAAACCACCAGCGAAGGGTGTGAATGAAGGCGCGCCCAGTAGTAAGAGAGCAAAACAGCCAACATTTGACGAAGTTTATAATCAAAGCTCACCGACAAACACCACAGTTTACTGTGGCGGTTTCACAAGCAACATTATTACTGAAGAGTTAATGCAGAACACATTCTCACAATTTGGTCAGATACAGGACATCAGAGTTTTCAGAGATAAGGGCTATGCATTCATTAGGTTTACTACAAAGGAAGCTGCAGCACATGCCATAGAAGCTACACACAATACAGAAATAAGCGGTCACACAGTCAAATGTTTCTGGGGGAAAGAGAATGGAGGTGCTGAAAACCAG AGCGGGAACAACTCGTCGGCGGCGCCTCCAGCGATGGGCGGCCAGTCCCAATATCCTTACCCGTATCAGCAAGGAATGGGCTATTGGTATGCTCAG GGTTACCCTGCGTTACAGGGCTACATGGCTCCCGGGTACTACCAGCAGTACGCGGCCGCGTACAGCAACCCTCAGGCCGCCGCGGCAG CGGGGTACCGCATGGGAATGGGCGGTAATGGCGGCGGCGGCGCCGGGTGGGGCGGCCCCTCGCAACCCCTCATGTACGCGTCGGCCGCCATGCCCTCCGCGCAGTACCCCTCCCAGTAG
- the LOC101741721 gene encoding zinc transporter 7, protein MLPLIQKDTRPSRGPISGIKEKFQNWLRLIYSDKNSRNLFLFLLLNLSFAFVELFYGVWTNSLGLISDAFHMFFDCTGLVAGLAASLVSKWRSNERFSYGYARAEVLAGFVNGLFLLFIAFFIMSEAVERAIEPPEVKHERLLVVSVLGFLVNLVGIYAFHHGHGHGHGHSHGGHGHSHNHHGHSHDDEVHTGAGSAIMRGVFLHVLADTLGSVGVIVSAILMQTFGWMRADPICSMAIALLIAASVIPLVRDSAGVLMQRTPTSLERALPSLYTRVVGLAGVHAVQEPHFWTLCSEIHVGAMKLEVAREVDPRYVTDQVARIFREAGVKHLTVQLDYSPL, encoded by the exons ATGTTACCACTTATACAGAAGGATACACGGCCGTCCCGTGGTCCCATCTCCGGGATTAAAGAAAAGTTTCAAAATTGGCTCCGGTTAATTTATTCCGATAAGAATTCAAGGAATTTATTCCTTTTCTTATTACTAAATTTATCATTTGCCTTCGTAGAGCTCTTTTATGGAGTATGGACAAACAGCTTAG GTCTTATATCAGATGCATTCCATATGTTTTTCGACTGCACGGGTCTGGTTGCCGGGTTGGCAGCTTCACTGGTATCAAAATGGAGGTCTAACGAAAGATTCTCTTATGGTTATGCAAGAGCTGAAGTACTAGCTGGATTTGTTAATGGattatttcttttgtttattgcattCTTCATTATGAGCGAAGCTGTTGAGAGAGCTATAGAGCCACCAGAG GTAAAACATGAGCGTTTGCTGGTTGTATCGGTGCTCGGATTCCTCGTGAACCTGGTGGGCATATACGCGTTCCACCACGGTCATGGACACGGCCATGGTCACTCCCACGGCGGGCACGGACATTCGCACAACCACCACGGGCATTCGCACGACGACGAAGTGCACACCGGTGCGGGTTCGGCCATCATGAGAGGGGTGTTCCTTCACGTTCTGGCCGACACCCTCGGCTCCGTCGGCGTCATAGTGTCCGCCATCCTCATGCAGACGTTCGGATGGATGCGAGCCGATCCGATCTGTTCAATGGCAATCGCGCTTCTGATCGCCGCGAGTGTCATACCCCTAGTGCGGGACTCGGCCGGGGTGCTCATGCAACGGACTCCGACCTCTCTGGAGCGCGCGTTGCCCAGTCTCTACACGCGCGTCGTGGGCCTGGCCGGCGTGCATGCTGTCCAGGAACCGCACTTTTGGACTCTTTGCAGTGAAATTCACGTTGGTGCCATGAAGCTCGAGGTGGCCCGCGAGGTGGACCCCCGATACGTGACGGACCAGGTCGCGAGGATCTTCAGGGAAGCCGGCGTCAAACATCTCACCGTACAACTAGACTATTCTCCCCTTTGA
- the Tia1 gene encoding TIA1 cytotoxic granule-associated RNA binding protein isoform X3 encodes MGDESHPKTLYVGNLDPSVTEVFLCTLFGQIGDVKGCKIIREPGNDPYAFLEFTCHTAAATALAAMNKRVVLDKEMKVNWATSPGNQPKTDTSNHHHIFVGDLSPEIETNILREAFAPFGEISNCRIVRDPQTLKSKGYAFVSFVKKADAEAAIQAMNGQWLGSRSIRTNWSTRKPPAKGVNEGAPSSKRAKQPTFDEVYNQSSPTNTTVYCGGFTSNIITEELMQNTFSQFGQIQDIRVFRDKGYAFIRFTTKEAAAHAIEATHNTEISGHTVKCFWGKENGGAENQSGNNSSAAPPAMGGQSQYPYPYQQGMGYWYAQGYMAPGYYQQYAAAYSNPQAAAAAGYRMGMGGNGGGGAGWGGPSQPLMYASAAMPSAQYPSQ; translated from the exons ATGGGCGACGAAAGCCACCCGAAAACTCTCTACGTCGGTAATTTGGACCCGAGTGTCACAGAAGTTTTCCTATGTACGTTGTTTGGTCAAATAGGCGATGTAAAAGGTTGCAAGATTATACGGGAGCCAGGAAATGACCCGTATGCATTTCTCGAGTTTACGTGTCACACGGCGGCGGCCACAGCGCTGGCCGCCATGAACAAGCGAGTGGTCCTCGACAAGGAAATGAAGGTTAATTGGGCGACGAGTCCTGGTAACCAGCCGAAGACGGACACTAGTAATCATCATCACATATTCGTGGGCGATCTGTCTCCAGAAATCGAAACAAACATACTCCGAGAGGCCTTCGCTCCATTTGGTGAGATATCGAACTGTCGCATAGTACGCGATCCTCAAACGCTCAAATCCAAGGGTTATGCTTTTGTATCATTTGTAAAGAAAGCAGATGCCGAAGCTGCCATCCAGGCAATGAATGGCCAGTGGCTGGGATCAAGATCCATACGTACGAACTGGTCAACGCGTAAACCACCAGCGAAGGGTGTGAATGAAGGCGCGCCCAGTAGTAAGAGAGCAAAACAGCCAACATTTGACGAAGTTTATAATCAAAGCTCACCGACAAACACCACAGTTTACTGTGGCGGTTTCACAAGCAACATTATTACTGAAGAGTTAATGCAGAACACATTCTCACAATTTGGTCAGATACAGGACATCAGAGTTTTCAGAGATAAGGGCTATGCATTCATTAGGTTTACTACAAAGGAAGCTGCAGCACATGCCATAGAAGCTACACACAATACAGAAATAAGCGGTCACACAGTCAAATGTTTCTGGGGGAAAGAGAATGGAGGTGCTGAAAACCAG AGCGGGAACAACTCGTCGGCGGCGCCTCCAGCGATGGGCGGCCAGTCCCAATATCCTTACCCGTATCAGCAAGGAATGGGCTATTGGTATGCTCAG GGCTACATGGCTCCCGGGTACTACCAGCAGTACGCGGCCGCGTACAGCAACCCTCAGGCCGCCGCGGCAG CGGGGTACCGCATGGGAATGGGCGGTAATGGCGGCGGCGGCGCCGGGTGGGGCGGCCCCTCGCAACCCCTCATGTACGCGTCGGCCGCCATGCCCTCCGCGCAGTACCCCTCCCAGTAG
- the Tia1 gene encoding TIA1 cytotoxic granule-associated RNA binding protein isoform X1 — translation MGDESHPKTLYVGNLDPSVTEVFLCTLFGQIGDVKGCKIIREPGNDPYAFLEFTCHTAAATALAAMNKRVVLDKEMKVNWATSPGNQPKTDTSNHHHIFVGDLSPEIETNILREAFAPFGEISNCRIVRDPQTLKSKGYAFVSFVKKADAEAAIQAMNGQWLGSRSIRTNWSTRKPPAKGVNEGAPSSKRAKQPTFDEVYNQSSPTNTTVYCGGFTSNIITEELMQNTFSQFGQIQDIRVFRDKGYAFIRFTTKEAAAHAIEATHNTEISGHTVKCFWGKENGGAENQVRHTADSNSTVPDQSGNNSSAAPPAMGGQSQYPYPYQQGMGYWYAQGYMAPGYYQQYAAAYSNPQAAAAAGYRMGMGGNGGGGAGWGGPSQPLMYASAAMPSAQYPSQ, via the exons ATGGGCGACGAAAGCCACCCGAAAACTCTCTACGTCGGTAATTTGGACCCGAGTGTCACAGAAGTTTTCCTATGTACGTTGTTTGGTCAAATAGGCGATGTAAAAGGTTGCAAGATTATACGGGAGCCAGGAAATGACCCGTATGCATTTCTCGAGTTTACGTGTCACACGGCGGCGGCCACAGCGCTGGCCGCCATGAACAAGCGAGTGGTCCTCGACAAGGAAATGAAGGTTAATTGGGCGACGAGTCCTGGTAACCAGCCGAAGACGGACACTAGTAATCATCATCACATATTCGTGGGCGATCTGTCTCCAGAAATCGAAACAAACATACTCCGAGAGGCCTTCGCTCCATTTGGTGAGATATCGAACTGTCGCATAGTACGCGATCCTCAAACGCTCAAATCCAAGGGTTATGCTTTTGTATCATTTGTAAAGAAAGCAGATGCCGAAGCTGCCATCCAGGCAATGAATGGCCAGTGGCTGGGATCAAGATCCATACGTACGAACTGGTCAACGCGTAAACCACCAGCGAAGGGTGTGAATGAAGGCGCGCCCAGTAGTAAGAGAGCAAAACAGCCAACATTTGACGAAGTTTATAATCAAAGCTCACCGACAAACACCACAGTTTACTGTGGCGGTTTCACAAGCAACATTATTACTGAAGAGTTAATGCAGAACACATTCTCACAATTTGGTCAGATACAGGACATCAGAGTTTTCAGAGATAAGGGCTATGCATTCATTAGGTTTACTACAAAGGAAGCTGCAGCACATGCCATAGAAGCTACACACAATACAGAAATAAGCGGTCACACAGTCAAATGTTTCTGGGGGAAAGAGAATGGAGGTGCTGAAAACCAG GTTCGACACACGGCAGACTCGAACAGCACGGTCCCAGATCAG AGCGGGAACAACTCGTCGGCGGCGCCTCCAGCGATGGGCGGCCAGTCCCAATATCCTTACCCGTATCAGCAAGGAATGGGCTATTGGTATGCTCAG GGCTACATGGCTCCCGGGTACTACCAGCAGTACGCGGCCGCGTACAGCAACCCTCAGGCCGCCGCGGCAG CGGGGTACCGCATGGGAATGGGCGGTAATGGCGGCGGCGGCGCCGGGTGGGGCGGCCCCTCGCAACCCCTCATGTACGCGTCGGCCGCCATGCCCTCCGCGCAGTACCCCTCCCAGTAG